From Vitis vinifera cultivar Pinot Noir 40024 chromosome 3, ASM3070453v1, the proteins below share one genomic window:
- the LOC100258647 gene encoding uncharacterized protein LOC100258647 → MEREQLLSMGFPDDLASQALAATGGKSILKATEWILGRNKSDSQTPDENPNSSPSPSPFQPKLDRFFHFQSKPSNPPQIQKQHCDTPSLPSPPSKRLRLEAENSPHQPLSERMRPRTVDDVVGQDHLLSHKSLLRSAIDSNRLPSIILWGPPGTGKTSIAKAIVNSSSQPSSYRFVSLSAVTAGVKDVRDVVEEARKIKVSKNMNSKRTLLFVDEVHRFNKSQQDSFLPVIEDGSIVFIGATTENPSFHLITPLLSRCRVLTLNPLQPSHVASLLNRAVADTGRGLAWSVGGASIEVSDDAIDFLSSHCDGDARVALNALEISAVTAAARVPIKQSVCKVEEKEHGENLVENNGVGSSQVTTVTLDDAKEALQSKHLAYDKAGEEHYNLISALHKSMRGSDADASIYWLARMLEGGEEPLYIARRLIRFASEDVGLADPIALVQAVACCQACHFLGMPECNVNLAQCVAYLALAPKSVSVYRAILAAQEVVRESVGQNEGVPLHLRNAPTKLMKELGYGKGYIYPPDNPSSSTQNYLPPSLQGYKFLN, encoded by the coding sequence ATGGAGAGGGAGCAGTTGCTGAGCATGGGTTTTCCTGACGATTTGGCCTCCCAAGCTCTCGCTGCCACAGGTGGCAAATCGATCCTCAAAGCCACCGAATGGATTCTTGGCCGCAACAAATCCGATTCTCAAACCCCTGACGAAAACCCCAATTCATCCCCATCCCCATCCCCATTCCAGCCCAAGCTCGATCGCTTCTTTCACTTTCAATCCAAGCCCTCCAATCCCCCCCAAATCCAAAAACAACACTGCGACACGCCCTCACTGCCCAGTCCCCCCTCCAAACGACTCCGTTTAGAGGCAGAAAACAGTCCCCACCAGCCCTTATCTGAGCGAATGCGACCTCGTACTGTGGACGATGTGGTGGGCCAAGACCATCTTCTCTCTCACAAATCCCTGCTTCGCTCGGCCATCGATTCCAACCGTCTTCCTTCTATAATCCTATGGGGCCCACCGGGCACCGGCAAGACCTCCATTGCCAAGGCCATTGTCAATTCCTCCTCCCAGCCTTCCTCCTATCGATTTGTTTCCTTATCGGCTGTCACTGCTGGTGTCAAGGACGTGAGGGACGTCGTGGAGGAGGCTAGAAAGATTAAAGTGTCAAAGAACATGAACAGCAAGAGAACATTGTTGTTTGTGGATGAGGTTCATCGTTTCAACAAGTCTCAACAAGACTCTTTTTTGCCTGTAATTGAAGATGGGAGCATCGTGTTTATTGGAGCTACAACCGAGAATCCATCATTCCATTTGATAACGCCCTTGTTGTCTCGCTGTCGAGTTCTCACCCTCAACCCTTTACAGCCTAGTCATGTTGCTAGCCTGCTTAATCGAGCTGTTGCTGACACGGGCAGGGGATTGGCTTGGAGCGTGGGTGGGGCGAGTATTGAAGTCAGCGATGATGCCATTGATTTTTTGTCCTCACATTGTGATGGCGATGCTCGTGTGGCATTAAACGCCTTGGAAATTTCTGCTGTCACTGCAGCTGCTCGAGTACCCATTAAGCAATCAGTCTGCAAAGTTGAAGAAAAAGAGCATGGAGAGAATTTAGTGGAAAATAATGGGGTTGGTTCATCCCAAGTGACCACTGTCACTTTGGATGATGCCAAGGAGGCGCTGCAATCTAAGCATCTTGCTTATGACAAAGCAGGGGAAGAACACTACAATCTCATCAGTGCCCTCCACAAATCGATGAGGGGTAGTGATGCGGATGCCTCAATTTATTGGCTGGCAAGAATGTTAGAAGGAGGTGAAGAACCTTTGTATATTGCCAGGAGACTCATCAGGTTTGCAAGTGAGGATGTTGGATTGGCTGACCCCATTGCCCTTGTGCAGGCTGTTGCTTGCTGCCAAGCTTGCCATTTTTTGGGCATGCCTGAGTGCAATGTGAATCTTGCACAATGTGTGGCTTACTTGGCTTTGGCTCCCAAATCTGTTTCTGTGTATCGAGCCATTTTGGCTGCACAGGAGGTAGTGAGGGAATCTGTTGGACAGAATGAGGGAGTGCCTCTTCATCTCAGGAATGCACCCACTAAACTAATGAAGGAACTTGGATACGGGAAGGGCTATATCTACCCACCTGACAATCCTTCCTCTTCTACACAGAACTATCTACCACCATCACTTCAAGGTTACAAGTTTCTCAATTGA
- the LOC100243271 gene encoding oxygen-dependent coproporphyrinogen-III oxidase, chloroplastic, translating into MPTATLSSSSLTLFPLSSSPTPPRIPCTSTTLTFPSFLVKPTSVRMMGRGSHILPPKAVAIEKETPENERPSTFLRESDGDNHSLSSVRGRFEKMIRDAQDCVCQAIEAADGGGKFKEDVWSRPGGGGGISRVLQDGAVWEKAGVNVSVVYGVMPPEAYRAAKPASSTDSSSDLNHKPGPVPFFAAGISSVLHPKNPFAPTLHFNYRYFETDAPKDTPGAPRQWWFGGGTDLTPAYIFEEDVKHFHSVQKSACDKFDPSFYPRFKKWCDDYFYIKHRGERRGLGGIFFDDLNDYDQEMLLSFATECANSVVPAYLPIIEKRKDVPFTDRHKAWQQLRRGRYVEFNLVYDRGTTFGLKTGGRIESILVSLPLTARWEYDHQPEEGSEEWKLLDACINPKEWI; encoded by the exons ATGCCCACGGCTACTCTCTCCTCCTCCTCATTGACTCTCTTCCCCCTCTCTTCTTCTCCAACGCCACCCAGAATTCCTTGTACGAGTACAACCCTAACATTTCCTTCTTTCCTCGTAAAACCCACTTCTGTAAGGATGATGGGCAGAGGTAGTCATATCTTGCCACCCAAGGCTGTGGCAATTGAGAAAGAGACTCCCGAGAACGAACGCCCCTCCACATTTCTCAGAGAATCAGATGGTGATAACCACTCACTATCGTCTGTTCGGGGCCGATTCGAGAAGATGATAAGGGACGCCCAGGACTGCGTGTGCCAAGCAATAGAGGCCGCGGACGGAGGCGGAAAGTTCAAGGAGGACGTGTGGTCGAGACCTGGTGGCGGCGGCGGCATCAGCCGAGTCTTGCAGGACGGTGCTGTTTGGGAGAAGGCCGGCGTTAATGTTTCCGTTGTTTACGGTGTTATGCCTCCTGAAGCCTATAGAGCTGCCAAGCCTGCTTCCAGCACTGACTCCTCCTCTGATCTCAACCACAAGCCTGGACCTGTTCCATTTTTTGCTGCCGGGATTAGCTCG GTTTTACATCCAAAGAACCCATTTGCACCCACACTGCATTTTAATTATCGGTATTTTGAGACTGATGCTCCGAAAG ATACTCCTGGAGCACCTAGACAGTGGTGGTTTGGTGGTGGTACTGATTTAACCCCTGCTTACATCTTTGAGGAGGACGTCAAGCACTTCCATTCg GTTCAAAAAAGTGCTTGTGACAAATTCGATCCTAGCTTCTATCCCCGATTCAAGAAATGGTgtgatgattatttttatattaag CATCGAGGTGAGAGGCGTGGACTTGGAGGAATATTTTTTGACGATCTTAATGACTATGACCAGGAGATGCTTCTTTCTTTCGCCACTG AATGTGCTAATTCTGTGGTCCCAGCATACTTACCCATTATAGAGAAAAGGAAGGACGTGCCATTTACAGATCGCCACAAGGCATGGCAGCAGTTGCGCAGAGGCCGCTATGTAGAATTCAACTTG GTTTATGATCGGGGTACAACATTTGGACTGAAGACAGGAGGTCGAATTGAGAGCATTCTTGTTTCTCTCCCACTAACTGCACGGTGGGAATATGACCAT CAACCAGAAGAGGGGAGTGAAGAATGGAAACTATTGGATGCTTGTATCAACCCAAAGGAATGGATCTAA
- the LOC132253527 gene encoding protein FAR1-RELATED SEQUENCE 5-like, protein MDKGKEKEFIIDLNDEDFDYQYDSIVKTDSDEEAILVSDKIFNDLTVEDIWKMEFSSVEEAEEFYNLFAKVTGFSVRKDDVKRDKNQNIVSRRWVCSKEGYRHRVCLENENRKQEPKAVTRVGCEATFRIGFNKQMNKWVVKEFMADHNHPLVEQKNVQFLQSHRVIKNADKTQLNAMRGVGIGTSQIMDYMVQQSGGYNNVGFTKKDLYNHVDADSRVHLRDGDAEGALAYLCGKSEMDPSFYYKYNVDISIKRIFPDSYHRLCAWHIQRNAFTNVHVKDFTNHFSKCMFMEGTVEEFECAWNDMLEMFNLHGHKWVTDIYAKRSRWAEAYLRGHFFAGMKSTQRCESMNAYLNRFLKTRLKLFEFVKHFDRTLSRIRHNEAKAEFETHHSSAVLTTKLYALEKYAGTVFTRQSFLKFRDEMKNAELFFSVSTENHGGYRVHTLTKFRSPDKIWKLVFHVPT, encoded by the exons ATGGACAAAGGCAAAGAAAAGGAATTTATCATTGATTTGAACGATGAAGACTTTGATTACCAATATGATAGCATTGTTAAAACTGACTCTGATGAAGAGGCCATTCTAGTTTCGGACaagatttttaatgatttaactGTTGAAGATATATGGAAGATGGAGTTTAGCTCAGTAGAGGAGGCagaagaattttataatttatttgctaAAGTTACCGGATTCAGTGTTAGAAAGGATGATGTGAAAcgagataaaaatcaaaatatagtaTCTCGTAGGTGGGTTTGTTCGAAAGAAGGATATCGACATAGAGTGTGTTTAGAGAATGAAAATCGAAAACAAGAACCTAAGGCAGTAACTCGAGTTGGTTGTGAGGCAACATTTCGGATTGGgtttaacaaacaaatgaacaagTGGGTTGTGAAAGAGTTTATGGCTGATCATAATCATCCTTTGGTGGAACAAAAAAATGTCCAATTCCTTCAATCCCATAGGGTCATTAAAAATGCAGATAAAACTCAATTGAATGCAATGCGAGGTGTTGGCATAGGAACTAGCCAAATTATGGATTACATGGTGCAGCAATCAGGTGGATATAACAATGTTGGCTTCACAAAAAAAGATCTATATAACCATGTTGATGCTGATAGTAGAGTTCATCTAAGAGATGGTGATGCAGAGGGTGCTTTGGCTTATTTGTGTGGAAAGTCTGAAATGGATCCATCATTTTATTACAAGTACAATGTTGATATTTCCATCAAGAGGATATTTCCAGACTCTTATCATCGATTATGTGCTTGGCATATTCAACGCAATGCATTCACTAATGTCCATGTCAAAGATTTtactaatcatttttctaagtGCATGTTCATGGAAGGCAccgttgaagaatttgaatgtGCATGGAATGACATGTTGGAAATGTTTAATCTTCATGGACATAAGTGGGTGACAGATATATATGCTAAGCGTTCTAGATGGGCAGAGGCTTATTTAAGGGGGCATTTCTTTGCTGGTATGAAAAGCACACAAAGGTGTGAGAGCATGAATGCATACTTGAATCGTTTCCTTAAAACTCGTTTGAAGCTGTTTGAGTTTGTCAAGCATTTTGATAGAACACTCTCACGTATTCGTCATAATGAGGCAAAGGCAGAGTTTGAGACACACCATTCTTCAGCTGTTCTAACAACCAAACTCTATGCACTTGAGAAATATGCAGGGACTGTTTTCACAAGGCaatcttttctaaaatttaggGATGAGATGAAGAATGCAGAATTGTTTTTCTCTGTCAGTACAGAAAATCATGGAGGTTATCGTGTCCATACATTGACCAAGTTTAGAAGCCCTGACAAGATTTGGAAA TTGGTTTTCCATGTCCCCACATGA